The following nucleotide sequence is from Lytechinus pictus isolate F3 Inbred chromosome 10, Lp3.0, whole genome shotgun sequence.
AGTCGATCCACATAGCCCCATCACTGTCATCAAGTCATTCACAGGTTGCCCTAGCAACCGCTGTAAACAAACCAATGCCTGTTTATCACCTGTATGTATTTCCTTTGGTCGTAGGATTCTTTTCATTCACTATTGTTTGGCATTTGTCATATCAGTTCTTGATAGCCCCCCGTTTTACGATACTTTTATGAGGTCTATGTCAATATGCCTGAGGAGATTGGCGTGTGCTGGGGGCATAATGGAGTATGAATTGACCAAGAAGCATGTTGTTCGTTCTTAATCGTTGTGATTCGAGGCGTGCATATTTGTAGCTTTCGTCAACAAACATATCATTATGTATGCATGATAAGCTCTTGTGTATAAATTGATGTGAGATCTCTCTTCTCATAATAAAGTGAAACATGAAcctgaaaaaatatgaatatttaaccATGCACGGTAACCACGTTTTATtacttgatgaaaaaaaaaaacacaaaaaaaaacacgatgaAATCAATATCATCACCTGATATTAAATCATCAGAAAGATGTGCATTGTTGTCTTATTTACATAACAAagatattgaattgaatgattgattttcaaatataaatacaattttgaCCCTAATGACCGCCAATAATTATGTGTGGCCATTGTGAATCGGATCACTTATTTtgttgtatacatgtagaacaCAGCGCTCCAATGGGAGAAGTTCAGTTCTTTCAGACGTAGGTTTCTGAAAATGCTAATGAGTGAAGCTTCATCGTTCATGTTATGTGCCACAGTCATATCAGTTGCACGTGATCTTTCAATAGTATATTTACCATGTGCTCGTTCTGTTTTTGATCTTTTCTTCAGAATTCCATTCGTCACAATCTCTCGCTCAACAAGTGCTTCCAGAAGGTACCACGCAAGAAGGACGAGCCGGGTAAAGGCGGTTTCTGGCGCATCGACCCCGCCCATGCCGACGAACTTGAGAACGGCGTCTTCAAAAAGAGACGGCATGCCTCCTTCCGGGAGCTCCCCATCAAAATTAAGACGGAGCCGGAGAGCGAGGACGAGTGCCCTCCATTTGAGGACTCTAAACACCACAGCCGGAAGCAGACTATGCCAAAGAAGAGGTCGGCCTCTGAACACGGTGGCTCGCATTCGTCGTCGAAGAAGGTGAAGGTGGTGCGATCGCAGAGCTACAAACCGCCGTCACTTCTGGATGATAGCATGCCAAGCAGCATCCTCAAGGAAGACTTCAGCTGGAACTCCATCTTTGAATCTGAGATTGAGATCGAAGGCACACGCATCAAGACGGAGGATATTCTTGATGGCCAGGAGTCGGACACGTCTGATTCCTTTGAAATGGACACACCGCCTCCGTCCGAGCACGAGACCAACATCAATGACAGTGTCTTGGATCTTTCGATAACCGGGACGAGGATCCCTCGTCCGGTTTGGTTCGAAGAGCAACTCAAGGAGATTGATCTGCACCCAGCTGACGTCCAGCTTGAGGATATCTTTGCTGCATTTGATCTGCCGCCCTCTCCGGCTGGATCCCTCACCGAAAGACAGGCCCATCCTTGGGCGGAAACCAGGAACATTAACCTTGACGAAAGCGGTACCTTCGGGGATCTCTTTGACTTTGGTCAGCTGGCAGAGGGCGCCATGCCTTGGCAAGAGAACCCCATGCCATCTCCATGAACACAAACTTTTTCAGCTTAACCAATTGTCAAACAGTAATCATGAAAGTTAGAACTATCAAAGACTTTATCACGCTGGCTAGTGAAGTCACCCTATATACTATATAAGTAGATTGATGTGAGAAAGCTTATATAATAAAGTTTATAACTAATCATGTACAGCGAGATCAGCTTTTCTCAATTAATCTGGATGTCGTGTTATGGACTAAGGCTGGCTCTGTGACCACACGCATCAACTATTTTTGTAATAACTATCTACTGTATCTACAAAACCGCCTATCAGTGAATTCCATCCAACTTATTCCCGCTTGCTGTGttgtagtgtttttttttcttctggatATTGACACTCTACACTCATTATTACTGCAGTATTCCAGCAATGACACAATTACAGACCGAGTTCACATATATTTTGCTGCACTGCAAAGCTTTTCTCCCatgtcagccccccccccccccccccgtctcgtCCCCGGCCCCATCACCGAGTGACGCCCTCACACCACCAACCcacatcaaaatttgattaaaaccGCTCTATGATTTCACAGTTCACTTGCTTAAAGGCATTCATAAATTCTATTTCACGCTGTGTGTCACCACACAGTATATACCTGTCGTTCTTGTATTCCATGTTTTACCCAGCAATCCGCAGGTGgacataattattcacaaacacattttgcatttgaaacaGTTGTCATCATGTTACCTTTGATTTTCAATGGGTGGTTTTCTCACCTTGCAATCAATGCCTTGAAGTGCGTTTTAGTACTGTATATTCTATGCCACAACTATTCCATCcacttttgtgaaaaaaagtttttatctTGCGATATGCAATTATTCTGTCCATTCGTGTATTACCTCGACTATTTATAACAAATACAATCATCTAAATCTTGATATATTCAGGAAAagtgtttttaaaatttcaaacatggattgatacaaatgaaaatataaacaaagatcATTAATCAGACTTGATGTATACTGATGATCTAAAAATAAAagctataatcatgataaaaattgaaattggctGCAGTGAACAAGTATTGAGATGAAGCTCTTGTCCAGAAGTCAAGTCACGACAAATGGGTCAAAGTATTTGCACTGATGTCAGAACAGTGACATTGTCAAgaagattgttttttttttcttcagtttttccTCCACTTTTTTCTTGTATTGTCGAGATTAATATTTTGTGGTATGCATGTCTTGAAGTAATCAcatgataataacattttttttcgtttgtttgGCTATTTATAACAAGGTCTAAAAGAAAACTTGAAGTGCAATTCTCTTTATATGTGAAACATAACCTGACGCTCGATGTAATATTTCTCAATTCTTCTGTTTCTTATGATTCCTCCTGTTTCCAGTGATGACTGAATTGTGTAATGCTTGCAGT
It contains:
- the LOC129269071 gene encoding forkhead box protein J1-B-like, coding for MAAAKVATITIPLLSSKEAAVKFKQNWITKSQPVEPPKTEPKEDNLDDSLTSLNWLQNLRIMRIQHPTPPSSPTPLSIQNSIKSALQIHKGGNGVVKSSNSHKHSHSEIKISKVSSSLNHLHHNHHHHHLHQSHLQLDQNTDYKTNSSIKPPYSYSTMIWMAMKESKKHKITLSSIYKWITENFKYYQVADPSWQNSIRHNLSLNKCFQKVPRKKDEPGKGGFWRIDPAHADELENGVFKKRRHASFRELPIKIKTEPESEDECPPFEDSKHHSRKQTMPKKRSASEHGGSHSSSKKVKVVRSQSYKPPSLLDDSMPSSILKEDFSWNSIFESEIEIEGTRIKTEDILDGQESDTSDSFEMDTPPPSEHETNINDSVLDLSITGTRIPRPVWFEEQLKEIDLHPADVQLEDIFAAFDLPPSPAGSLTERQAHPWAETRNINLDESGTFGDLFDFGQLAEGAMPWQENPMPSP